The segment GCTTTCTCATAATCTCTAGCATGCGTTTTGTTTGTAGCTCCCACTTCTACGAGCTTTGCCCCACTTTGTTCCATAACTTCAGGTATTCTAAACGATCCACCTATTTCAACTAATTCGCCTCTAGAAACTATAGCTTCCTTACCTTTAGCCATAGTACTAAGTATAAGCATTACAGCAGAAGCATTGTTATTTACAACCATAGCGGCTTCTGCTCCTGTTATCTTTTGAATAACTTCTTCTACATGGCTATATCTAGAGCCTCGCCTTCCAGCTTCTAAATTATACTCTAAATTTGAATATGATCTAGCCACTTCCGCTACTTTCTCAACTGCAGATTCTGCCAAAAGCGATCTTCCTAAATTCGTGTGTATTATTGTTCCAGTTGCATTTATAACTTTTTTAAGATGTGAATCATTTTCCTTCAATATATCTTTTTCTATAACTTGAGGCAAATTTCTTATCAATGCTTCTAGCTCATCTAAATTTACTTCATCATTTTTTATCTTTTCTCGTAATCCATCTAACGCTTTACGAATCATTTCCATAACTGTTACTCTTGGACACTCTTCAAGGCAAGCCTCTACTCTAGTATCTGCCAATATTTCATCCACTTTTGGGATTTTTTTAAACAATTCCCCTTTATTCATGAAATTCAACACTCCTCATCAATCTACTACTTAGTCAATTAATTAACGACTAACTAATTAGCTATCAACTAATAAACTACTAACTAATCAACTACTATATAATACTCTTGCTTATCCGTTACCTCTCCTATAACTGCGTAAGGCGTAACATTAGCTTCAAGTTCTTTTAATATTTCATCTTTTTTCTCTGCTGGTAATGATATCAATAATCCACCTGATGTTTGTGGGTCATACATACAATCTACCATATTTTGAGCAACTCCATCTTTTATCAATACTTCGTCTTTTATATGCTCCATGTTCGCATAAGCCCCAGCTGGTATTATACCCATAGAAGCTAATTCTAATGCTCCGTAAATCGTAGGAATACTTTCAGTATGCAAATGAAGTGTTTTTCCACTTCCTTCCGCCATCTCAAAAGCATGACCCATAAGACCAAATCCAGTAACATCTGTACAAGCATTTGCTCCTACCTTCATCATAGCGTCTTTAGCTATCTTGTTCAAAGTTCTCATAGAAAGTATTGCTTCTTCATACGATTGCTTTTCAGCCATATCTGCTTTAAAAGCAGTATTCACCACTCCAACTCCAATTGGTTTTGTAAGAACCAATATATCTCCTGTTTTAGCACTAGAATTTTTCATAACATCGTCTGGATGTATGAACCCTGTAACAGAAAGACCAAATTTAGGTTCTTTATCCTCTATAGTATGTCCACCAACAACCATAGCATTCGCTTCTCTTACTTTGTCATGTCCACCTCTCAATATGCCTTCAATGGTAGATGCACAAAGATCTTCTGGAAAACAAACTATATTCATAGCAAGCAGTGGATCTGTACCCATAGCATAAACATCACTAAGAGAATTTGCCGCTGCTATTTGTCCATATAAATAGGGGTCATCTACTATAGGTGTAAAGAAATCTACTGTAAGAACTACTGCTGTTTCATCATTTATTTGGTATACAGCCGCATCATCAGATGTTTCTATCCCAACTAACAATCTATCATCTTTTTGATTCTTTGGTAATTCACATAACACTTGAGCCAGAACATCTGGCCCTATTTTAGCAGCTCAACCCGAACTTCTAGTCATTTCCGTTAATCGCTTTTGTTTTTCCATTTTAAACCACCTCAAATTCTAATTAGAGACTTCATTTTTTCATATGTTTTGTCTCCAATTCCCTTAATTAATTTTACTTCATCTATACTTTTAAATTTGTGTTCTTTTCTATATTGTATAATGAGCTCAGCTTTTTTCTCTCCCACTCCTGGAAGTTTCTCGAGTTCAGCTTTAGTTGCTACATTAATGGATACCTTGCTTGATTTTACTTCATTATTACTTTGCATACTCACTTCACTAGATTTAGATATCTGTCCTGCTTCTGCTATTGTTATTTTTTCTTCATCTTGAACTACTCTAGCTAAGTTTTCAGATTCTCTATCTGCATTGTATTCAAATCCCCCTGCGCTTTCAACAACATCCATCAAACGGCTTCCTTCATCCATTTCATAGACTCCAGGATTTTTCACACACCCACATATATGAACAAAAATTTTAGATGATTTTTCAGATTCTGCTTCACCATTTAAACTCAATCTCTCAAAATTTTCTTCTAATTCAAATTGGTCATCAGAATTAAAATTCATCCAACATCCTATAATAAAGAAAATACCAACAACTACTAGTATAAACAACTGCTTTCGTTTTGTAAAGAATGACATGTAACCGCCTCCAATATATGTTTTTATTATATTTTTTTATAAAACCATTGTAATTTCAACGAAATACTTAAAAAATCTATTTTTTTTTGATATACTAATTGAGTTAAGGATTTTAAATGAAGAGGTGACAATTTTGTACTTTAAACCAACTATTAAAAAGAAAACTATTTTTGTTCTAATTTTATGCAATTTATTCTTGCTTTCCTCCTTTGCATTCGCTGCAAAACAACCTAGTATTGTAGGAGAGTCCGCAATATTAATTGATAAAAACTCAGGTCAGATTCTATTTGAAAAAAATTCAGATAAAATCATGTACCCTGCAAGTACTACAAAAATAATGACCGGAATATTAACTCTAGAACTTGCTAACTTAGACGATAAGGTTGTCGTTGATGAAAAAACACCTTATGAAATATCCGGTAGCCATATCGCTCTAGAATCAGGTGAAATAATAACTATCAAAGATCTATTGTATGCAACTATGATAGAATCTGCTAATGACGCTGCTGTCGTTTTAGCTAAAAAAGTAGGCGGAAGTGTTGAAAGTTTTGCAAATTTGATGAATGAAAAAGCAAAGTCTTTAGGGTTAGAACATACAAATTTCGTAAATCCAAACGGACTTCCAAATCCGAATCACACAACAACTGCTCACGATTTAGCATATATAATGAAATACGCTACTGAAAATGAAATGTTTAAATCGATAATTTCCAACTATACCTACACTATAAATCCTACTAATAAAAAGGATGTACCTAGGTATCTTAAATCTGAAAATAAAATGCTCTATGGCAAGGGAACTGGGAACAAAATAGATGTCAACG is part of the Tissierellales bacterium genome and harbors:
- the selD gene encoding selenide, water dikinase SelD — translated: MEKQKRLTEMTRSSGUAAKIGPDVLAQVLCELPKNQKDDRLLVGIETSDDAAVYQINDETAVVLTVDFFTPIVDDPYLYGQIAAANSLSDVYAMGTDPLLAMNIVCFPEDLCASTIEGILRGGHDKVREANAMVVGGHTIEDKEPKFGLSVTGFIHPDDVMKNSSAKTGDILVLTKPIGVGVVNTAFKADMAEKQSYEEAILSMRTLNKIAKDAMMKVGANACTDVTGFGLMGHAFEMAEGSGKTLHLHTESIPTIYGALELASMGIIPAGAYANMEHIKDEVLIKDGVAQNMVDCMYDPQTSGGLLISLPAEKKDEILKELEANVTPYAVIGEVTDKQEYYIVVD
- a CDS encoding DUF655 domain-containing protein, whose product is MSFFTKRKQLFILVVVGIFFIIGCWMNFNSDDQFELEENFERLSLNGEAESEKSSKIFVHICGCVKNPGVYEMDEGSRLMDVVESAGGFEYNADRESENLARVVQDEEKITIAEAGQISKSSEVSMQSNNEVKSSKVSINVATKAELEKLPGVGEKKAELIIQYRKEHKFKSIDEVKLIKGIGDKTYEKMKSLIRI
- a CDS encoding D-alanyl-D-alanine carboxypeptidase, whose amino-acid sequence is MTILYFKPTIKKKTIFVLILCNLFLLSSFAFAAKQPSIVGESAILIDKNSGQILFEKNSDKIMYPASTTKIMTGILTLELANLDDKVVVDEKTPYEISGSHIALESGEIITIKDLLYATMIESANDAAVVLAKKVGGSVESFANLMNEKAKSLGLEHTNFVNPNGLPNPNHTTTAHDLAYIMKYATENEMFKSIISNYTYTINPTNKKDVPRYLKSENKMLYGKGTGNKIDVNGSTKDIYYPGIMGGKTGYTPEAKSCLVSYAKRGDMELISVVLKSSGKNIWIDSHKLLDYGFDNFKSTTLAAKGTYLKMLPVTNGVFSQVPAVISQSFSIVLPPDQLESVKTELILSDSIDAPVYDGQILGEQIYTLNGNSVGNTKIIAAQNIDRKPESKTKEEGPKISVSKTLFYSLIGYSCFISLLTILRIRKRLKQLDDM